In Brevibacterium zhoupengii, the following are encoded in one genomic region:
- the ligM gene encoding vanillate/3-O-methylgallate O-demethylase yields MTDNLQQILDSTNAVDHLRNSQIGSYIYPVVPADFTNWIKEQKAWRETAVLYDQSHHMDNVFLKGSDAIKLISDTAINSVAKFAVNKAKQYVPTTASGHVIGDGILFHEAEDEYVYVGRSPASNWLLYHGETGGYSNLDIEVDRRSPSRPYGHSVSRRYYRFQIQGPNAWAIIEKLNGGELEKLKFFNMSTMSIAGKQVRTLRHGMAGAPGLEIWGPYEDHDVIRDAIVEAGAEFGLLPVGARAYPSNTLESGWIPSPLPAIYSGEAERGYREWLGADSYEATGTLAGSFVSDNIEDYYLTPWELGYGSFVKFDHDFIGRSALEAMDPAAQRKKVTLAWDADDLGEVLASPLNVDGPNYKYFDLPLANYGSANYDSVVDADGNVVGFSMFTGYSANERRGLSLATVNPDVPEGAELKVVWGEPDGGTSKASVEKHEQTEVGVVVSPVPYSTVARQTYRGGWRTGKDA; encoded by the coding sequence ATGACCGACAATCTCCAGCAGATCCTCGATTCGACCAATGCCGTCGACCATCTGCGCAATTCGCAGATCGGGTCCTACATCTACCCGGTCGTCCCCGCCGACTTCACCAACTGGATCAAGGAACAGAAGGCCTGGCGTGAGACCGCTGTCCTCTACGACCAGTCGCACCACATGGACAACGTGTTCCTCAAAGGCTCCGACGCCATCAAGCTGATCTCCGACACCGCGATCAACTCCGTGGCTAAGTTCGCCGTGAACAAGGCCAAGCAGTACGTGCCCACCACCGCATCCGGCCACGTCATCGGCGACGGCATCCTCTTCCACGAAGCCGAAGATGAGTACGTCTACGTGGGGCGCTCGCCAGCATCGAACTGGCTGCTCTACCACGGTGAGACCGGCGGCTACTCGAACCTCGACATCGAGGTCGACCGCAGGTCCCCATCACGGCCCTACGGACACAGTGTCAGCCGCCGCTACTACCGCTTCCAGATCCAGGGTCCCAACGCCTGGGCGATCATCGAAAAGCTCAACGGCGGCGAGCTGGAGAAGCTGAAATTCTTCAACATGTCGACCATGTCCATCGCTGGCAAGCAGGTTCGCACCCTGCGCCACGGCATGGCCGGAGCTCCGGGTCTCGAAATCTGGGGACCCTATGAGGACCATGACGTGATCAGGGATGCCATCGTCGAGGCTGGTGCCGAGTTCGGTCTGCTGCCCGTCGGTGCGCGGGCCTACCCGTCGAACACCCTGGAGTCGGGCTGGATCCCGTCGCCGCTGCCGGCCATCTACTCCGGAGAGGCCGAGCGCGGCTACCGCGAATGGCTCGGCGCCGACAGCTACGAAGCCACGGGCACACTGGCGGGATCGTTTGTTTCCGACAACATCGAGGACTACTACCTGACCCCATGGGAGCTCGGCTACGGATCGTTTGTGAAGTTCGACCACGACTTCATCGGCCGCAGCGCTCTGGAGGCCATGGATCCTGCCGCCCAGCGCAAGAAGGTGACCCTGGCCTGGGACGCCGATGATCTCGGTGAAGTGCTGGCGTCGCCGCTCAATGTCGATGGACCGAACTACAAATACTTCGACCTGCCCTTGGCCAACTACGGTTCGGCGAACTACGACTCCGTCGTCGATGCCGATGGCAATGTCGTCGGCTTCTCGATGTTCACCGGCTACTCGGCCAATGAACGCCGAGGTTTGTCCTTGGCCACGGTCAACCCTGATGTTCCGGAAGGCGCTGAGCTCAAGGTCGTCTGGGGCGAACCCGATGGCGGCACCTCGAAGGCCTCGGTGGAAAAGCACGAGCAGACCGAGGTCGGCGTCGTCGTCAGCCCCGTTCCGTATTCGACGGTTGCACGCCAGACCTACCGTGGCGGGTGGCGCACCGGCAAAGACGCCTGA
- a CDS encoding MBL fold metallo-hydrolase translates to MKVITLGTAGGPRWWKGDAKDRAGISTAVVVDDRFYLVDAGHGVGRRVRQAGLDLADLGGVFITHLHSDHTIDLPSLIVFGMHELQERVGDPVPLIGPGRRGELPPVSSRAVTAPEPVSPHNPTPGVADMFTSIVEAYATDLNDRVFDSLRPSPKLLFDPRDINVPAEVGYHPNDHPTPDMEPFVVFEDDLVTVSAILVEHPPIAPAFAFRFDSEFGSVTVSGDTCETANMVRLAQDTDLLLHEAIDFSWVEDKYSHRTDAEGIASRDHHYKSHTSVDGAIRIADAAGARTLALHHLVPGSADDSVWSRGSEQFTGTFLVPEDLDSVSVTTPANATIRS, encoded by the coding sequence ATGAAAGTCATCACCCTGGGGACCGCGGGAGGTCCGCGATGGTGGAAAGGTGACGCCAAGGACCGAGCGGGAATCTCGACCGCGGTCGTTGTCGATGACCGGTTCTACCTTGTCGATGCCGGACACGGAGTGGGGCGCAGGGTTCGGCAGGCAGGATTGGATCTCGCCGATCTCGGGGGAGTCTTCATCACCCACCTGCACTCGGACCATACGATCGATCTGCCCTCCCTCATCGTCTTCGGAATGCACGAGCTCCAGGAGCGCGTCGGTGATCCGGTTCCTCTCATCGGTCCGGGGCGGCGCGGTGAGCTTCCGCCCGTATCCTCACGCGCGGTGACAGCTCCAGAGCCCGTTTCTCCGCACAATCCGACCCCTGGTGTCGCGGACATGTTCACCAGCATTGTCGAGGCCTATGCCACGGACCTCAACGACCGGGTCTTCGATTCCCTGCGCCCGTCACCGAAACTGCTGTTCGATCCCCGAGACATCAACGTTCCCGCCGAGGTCGGCTACCACCCGAATGACCATCCGACCCCTGATATGGAACCGTTCGTCGTCTTCGAAGACGATCTGGTTACCGTTTCCGCGATCCTGGTCGAGCACCCACCCATCGCACCGGCGTTCGCTTTCCGCTTCGACAGCGAATTCGGATCTGTGACCGTCTCCGGTGACACCTGCGAAACCGCTAACATGGTGCGGTTGGCCCAGGACACCGATCTGCTCCTGCACGAGGCCATCGACTTCAGCTGGGTGGAGGACAAGTACAGCCATCGGACCGATGCAGAAGGTATCGCTTCACGCGATCATCACTACAAATCGCACACCTCTGTCGATGGGGCGATCCGCATCGCCGACGCCGCCGGGGCACGAACGCTGGCCCTTCATCACCTTGTCCCCGGATCAGCGGACGATTCCGTCTGGTCCCGGGGGAGCGAACAATTCACCGGAACATTCCTCGTTCCCGAAGACCTCGACTCCGTTTCCGTAACCACACCTGCCAACGCGACTATCAGGAGCTGA
- a CDS encoding PadR family transcriptional regulator, which produces MSLRSALLALLRIGPMSGYELQKQFSHSVGHVWHAPDSQIYPELRKMANEELIIAEEQTRGSAGMRRVYHVTEAGELAFTEWMNGPLKYQRTRDAAHLRAAYLESADQDAVYAFLNDHISHWQAELKVWEDEIATIEALESPMLNRRLAVTADEDREETIAYKKFAYEGLAARARSEIDWAKRGLKLSQGLERKDAQAAQ; this is translated from the coding sequence ATGAGTCTCCGAAGCGCGCTGTTGGCCCTGCTGCGCATCGGCCCGATGTCCGGATACGAGCTGCAGAAGCAGTTCTCCCACTCCGTCGGCCACGTGTGGCATGCACCCGACTCCCAGATCTACCCGGAGCTGCGGAAGATGGCGAACGAAGAGCTCATCATCGCCGAAGAGCAGACCCGCGGCTCCGCAGGCATGCGCCGCGTCTACCATGTCACCGAGGCGGGGGAGCTTGCCTTCACGGAGTGGATGAACGGTCCGCTGAAGTACCAACGCACCCGCGATGCCGCCCACCTGAGAGCCGCCTACCTCGAGTCGGCCGATCAAGATGCGGTCTATGCCTTCCTCAACGACCACATCAGTCACTGGCAAGCAGAGCTGAAGGTTTGGGAAGACGAGATCGCCACCATCGAAGCTCTCGAATCGCCCATGCTGAACCGTCGTCTGGCGGTCACAGCCGATGAAGATCGTGAAGAGACGATCGCCTACAAGAAGTTCGCCTACGAAGGGCTGGCTGCCCGCGCCCGGTCTGAGATCGACTGGGCAAAGCGGGGGCTGAAGCTCAGTCAGGGGCTCGAACGAAAGGATGCGCAGGCCGCTCAATAG
- a CDS encoding MFS transporter yields MDLRERINTSRMSAYQWLIVGICTLLNALDGYDVLAISFSSNQVTEEFGLSGTALGLVMSAALLGMAIGALVLGPVADRIGRRNMTIVALIVNICGLFLSATATSATQLGIWRVVTGLGIGGILVGTNVICAEYATRKRRGLVISIYTAGYGIGAALGGSVMISLIATSGWRSVFVLGGVMASISLVLVLLLIPESPSYLYNRRPENALKKLGVIARRLGHSDPVELTGTPVVETGESGDTGIMSLFNRRNRRVTVVVWATFFIVMFGFYFVNSWTPRLMNETGLTDTLSMVVTVGLTLGGAIGSVVFGLFTSRWSTRSVLMCFSVMAAILMAVFIFTAHWIALVVIVGVLVGMFSNGCIAGLYVLTPQSYSSSLRSTGVGWGIGIGRFGAIIAPTATGALLDGGWSPQAIYVFVGVILLLAAVVLLGMRGVDVEANRRPDARETAAA; encoded by the coding sequence GTGGACCTGCGCGAACGAATCAACACCTCACGGATGTCGGCCTATCAGTGGCTGATCGTCGGCATCTGCACCCTCCTCAACGCACTGGATGGCTACGACGTCCTCGCGATCTCCTTCTCATCGAACCAGGTCACCGAGGAATTCGGGCTCTCGGGAACAGCACTCGGGCTCGTTATGAGTGCGGCGCTTCTGGGTATGGCGATCGGCGCTCTGGTCTTGGGTCCGGTTGCGGACCGGATCGGGCGACGGAACATGACGATTGTGGCTCTCATCGTCAATATCTGCGGTCTCTTCCTCTCCGCCACCGCCACCTCGGCGACTCAGCTGGGAATCTGGCGCGTCGTCACAGGACTGGGAATCGGCGGCATCCTCGTGGGCACCAATGTCATCTGCGCGGAATACGCCACTCGCAAACGTCGCGGCTTGGTCATCAGCATCTACACCGCCGGCTACGGCATCGGCGCAGCACTCGGCGGGTCTGTCATGATCTCGCTCATCGCCACGTCAGGCTGGAGGTCGGTCTTCGTCCTGGGCGGAGTCATGGCCTCGATCTCCCTGGTTCTCGTATTGCTGCTCATTCCCGAATCGCCGTCCTATCTCTACAATCGACGACCCGAGAACGCGCTGAAGAAGCTCGGCGTGATTGCCCGCAGGCTCGGTCACAGTGATCCGGTTGAACTCACCGGCACCCCCGTCGTCGAAACCGGCGAATCGGGCGACACCGGAATCATGTCGCTGTTCAACCGGCGCAACCGCCGAGTCACCGTCGTCGTCTGGGCAACGTTCTTCATCGTGATGTTCGGCTTCTACTTCGTGAACTCATGGACCCCACGACTGATGAATGAAACAGGGCTGACCGACACTTTGTCGATGGTCGTCACCGTCGGACTGACCTTGGGTGGGGCCATCGGCTCGGTCGTCTTCGGACTCTTCACCTCACGCTGGTCGACCCGATCGGTGCTGATGTGCTTCTCTGTCATGGCCGCGATCCTCATGGCCGTCTTCATCTTCACGGCGCACTGGATTGCGCTCGTCGTCATCGTCGGCGTCTTGGTGGGTATGTTCAGCAACGGCTGCATCGCCGGTCTCTACGTCTTGACCCCTCAGTCCTACTCGTCGTCGCTGCGCTCGACCGGCGTGGGCTGGGGTATCGGCATCGGCCGTTTCGGCGCAATCATCGCTCCGACCGCCACAGGTGCTCTGCTCGATGGCGGGTGGAGCCCGCAGGCGATCTACGTCTTCGTCGGCGTAATTCTGCTCTTGGCCGCTGTCGTACTGCTGGGCATGCGTGGAGTCGATGTCGAAGCGAACCGTCGTCCGGACGCCAGGGAGACTGCAGCGGCGTGA
- a CDS encoding ABC transporter permease, whose translation MSTKQSRTAVLAWPALLLVGLGFIIPVAIILVMSVTDPEPGTQNFEWLATNSTAHDIIWRTIYIAVLATLITAVLAYPFAYLMATSSTLVRSILMVVVLLPFWTSMMVRAFAWIIILQKNGLLNSILGAIGIEPLTILGTNTAVLIGMCQILMPFMVLPMVSVMVGIDSRLPLAARIMGAPKWKAFLQVYFPLSLPGVFAGSLIVFILSLGFYVTPALLGSPRQQLIPNALFTQVLELLSWGRGGALAVATLVMVGAVFLLLFLVAKVMGIKIGKIGGGL comes from the coding sequence ATGAGTACTAAGCAATCACGAACAGCAGTGCTGGCGTGGCCAGCACTGCTGCTGGTGGGGCTTGGCTTCATTATCCCGGTCGCAATCATTTTGGTGATGAGTGTGACGGATCCGGAGCCAGGTACCCAGAACTTCGAGTGGTTGGCCACGAACTCGACCGCTCACGATATTATCTGGCGGACTATTTACATTGCGGTGTTGGCTACCCTGATAACAGCAGTGTTGGCCTACCCGTTCGCCTATCTGATGGCAACCAGCTCAACTTTGGTTCGCTCGATTCTCATGGTGGTGGTGCTGCTGCCTTTCTGGACCTCGATGATGGTCAGGGCATTTGCGTGGATCATCATCCTCCAGAAGAACGGGCTGCTCAATTCGATCCTCGGCGCGATCGGCATCGAGCCTCTGACCATTCTGGGCACGAATACTGCTGTGCTCATCGGCATGTGCCAGATACTCATGCCGTTCATGGTCCTGCCGATGGTGTCTGTCATGGTCGGGATCGACTCCCGGCTGCCTTTGGCCGCACGAATCATGGGAGCTCCGAAGTGGAAGGCATTCCTTCAGGTCTATTTCCCACTGTCCTTGCCCGGGGTCTTCGCCGGGTCATTGATCGTTTTCATCCTGTCACTGGGCTTCTATGTCACACCGGCACTTCTGGGTTCACCACGGCAGCAGCTCATTCCCAACGCTCTGTTCACGCAGGTGCTTGAGCTGCTGTCATGGGGCAGGGGAGGCGCATTGGCAGTCGCCACGCTGGTCATGGTTGGAGCAGTGTTCCTTCTTCTGTTCCTCGTGGCGAAGGTGATGGGCATCAAGATAGGAAAGATCGGGGGCGGACTGTGA
- a CDS encoding MFS transporter: MTNNNDVVDSDGLQTSLRTPEMRRILASSFVGSAIEFYDFILYATASSIVFAQLFFAGLGPGLSLFASFSTLAAGYLARPLGGVIFGHFGDKVGRKKALIVSMIMMGTVTVIIGLMPPTASIGVIAPISLFILRIIQGVAVGGEWGGAALMALEHAPKKRRGLAAAFANAGGPAGAILATLVLSMTATLTGDGFATWGWRLPFLLSAVLIVVGLVIRLKVSETPAFQQLESESEERKVPLLTVFARYKKQVLIALLATMTIYVSQGLTTVWGVSVAVAAGEDKSEVLNWKALGALITLIVTFVVARLSDRLGRKRTLIGAHIVAVVLAVPIVLLIVSGEIHQYALAIILGNGIVQGMCYGPIAAYVSELFPPQVRYSGASAGYQLAAALGAGLSPMVASALILVPGTGPYLIGGVWAVIAVIGAVAVFKSRPFAEDSEPVEPESEPETGGTPAITKAQRTAV, encoded by the coding sequence ATGACGAACAACAATGACGTTGTCGATTCCGACGGTCTGCAGACCTCACTTCGAACTCCGGAGATGCGCCGAATCCTGGCCTCGAGCTTTGTCGGATCCGCGATCGAGTTCTACGATTTCATCCTCTATGCCACAGCATCCTCGATCGTCTTCGCACAACTCTTCTTCGCCGGCCTTGGCCCCGGCCTCTCCCTCTTCGCCTCCTTCAGCACGCTGGCGGCAGGGTATCTGGCCCGGCCACTCGGCGGGGTCATCTTCGGTCACTTCGGTGACAAGGTAGGCCGCAAGAAGGCGCTCATTGTCTCGATGATCATGATGGGAACAGTCACCGTCATCATCGGACTCATGCCACCAACGGCATCCATCGGGGTGATCGCACCAATCTCACTGTTCATCCTGCGCATCATCCAAGGCGTAGCAGTCGGCGGAGAATGGGGAGGAGCAGCTCTCATGGCCTTGGAGCATGCGCCCAAGAAGCGCCGAGGTTTAGCCGCGGCTTTCGCGAACGCCGGAGGGCCCGCCGGCGCCATCCTCGCGACCCTCGTTCTGTCAATGACCGCGACACTCACCGGCGATGGCTTCGCCACATGGGGGTGGCGACTGCCCTTCCTTCTGTCTGCGGTACTCATCGTCGTCGGACTCGTCATCCGACTCAAAGTCAGCGAGACACCGGCCTTCCAACAGCTCGAATCCGAAAGCGAGGAGCGGAAGGTGCCACTCTTGACAGTCTTCGCTCGTTACAAGAAGCAGGTGCTCATTGCCCTACTGGCCACAATGACCATCTACGTCTCGCAGGGACTGACCACCGTCTGGGGCGTCTCCGTCGCAGTGGCGGCAGGCGAGGACAAGTCCGAAGTGCTCAATTGGAAAGCGCTCGGGGCCCTGATCACTCTGATCGTCACGTTCGTAGTCGCTCGTCTCAGCGACCGCCTCGGCCGCAAACGGACGCTGATCGGAGCGCATATCGTGGCAGTGGTGCTCGCGGTGCCGATCGTCCTCCTGATCGTCAGCGGCGAGATCCATCAGTACGCACTTGCCATCATTCTGGGCAATGGCATCGTCCAGGGCATGTGCTACGGACCGATCGCGGCCTACGTCTCCGAGTTGTTTCCACCACAGGTCAGATACTCCGGTGCCTCGGCAGGCTACCAGCTGGCGGCGGCCCTGGGTGCAGGCCTGTCCCCGATGGTCGCCTCGGCGCTGATCCTCGTTCCCGGCACGGGGCCGTATCTGATCGGCGGAGTGTGGGCTGTGATCGCAGTCATCGGTGCAGTTGCCGTATTCAAGAGCCGCCCTTTTGCTGAGGATTCCGAACCAGTCGAGCCAGAGTCGGAACCGGAGACAGGAGGCACACCGGCAATAACCAAGGCGCAGCGAACTGCGGTGTGA
- a CDS encoding ABC transporter substrate-binding protein has protein sequence MMKRYSAIAAALILPFALTACMQGGESTSEINAEDFKDPVAGEVAEGSLDGTTMTFVSWGGGFQDGQTKAFSEPFAKQSGAEVLSDGPTDAAKLKAQVDSGNVSWDAINASPTQNAANCGTLFEKLDLSLIDTSKIPEGTPQGDCYLPSLVYVYGMFYDADKYGDNPPTGWKDFFDTDKFPGTRAVEGRPSATAGTFEAALLADGVKPDDLFPLDTERSLKKWDTIKKDVKYWQTGAEQTQMAQAGEADMIFGWSGRIYEANKNGSNFKPVWDQGFLASDTFSIAKDSPNKIAAHAYINYALGAKQQAEMAEATSYSPVNVDSKPKFEGEAKEFNVTRPEVLDVTLPQNAEYWGKNQEELYAAWGDWLNK, from the coding sequence ATGATGAAACGATATTCTGCAATTGCTGCAGCACTGATATTGCCATTTGCCCTTACCGCATGCATGCAAGGGGGCGAGAGCACCAGCGAAATCAACGCAGAGGATTTCAAGGATCCGGTTGCCGGTGAGGTTGCCGAAGGGTCGTTGGACGGTACGACGATGACCTTTGTCTCCTGGGGCGGAGGGTTCCAGGATGGTCAGACAAAGGCCTTCTCTGAACCATTTGCCAAACAGTCCGGAGCAGAGGTGCTTTCGGACGGTCCAACGGATGCAGCCAAGCTCAAGGCACAGGTTGATTCCGGCAACGTGTCCTGGGACGCAATCAATGCAAGCCCCACGCAGAACGCCGCAAACTGCGGAACTCTGTTTGAGAAGCTGGATCTCTCGCTGATCGATACCAGCAAGATCCCGGAAGGTACTCCGCAAGGAGACTGCTACTTGCCATCTCTGGTCTATGTCTATGGGATGTTCTATGACGCAGACAAATACGGAGACAATCCTCCAACCGGTTGGAAGGACTTCTTCGACACGGACAAGTTCCCCGGCACTCGTGCCGTTGAAGGCCGTCCGTCGGCTACCGCTGGAACGTTCGAAGCAGCACTGCTGGCTGATGGCGTGAAGCCAGACGATCTGTTTCCCCTCGACACAGAACGGTCTTTGAAGAAATGGGACACCATCAAGAAGGACGTCAAATACTGGCAGACAGGTGCTGAGCAGACTCAGATGGCTCAAGCCGGCGAAGCCGATATGATCTTCGGCTGGAGTGGCCGAATCTATGAAGCCAATAAAAACGGCTCCAACTTCAAACCAGTCTGGGACCAAGGGTTCCTTGCCAGCGATACTTTCTCGATTGCCAAAGACTCGCCGAACAAGATCGCTGCACATGCCTACATCAACTATGCATTGGGAGCGAAGCAGCAGGCGGAAATGGCGGAGGCGACCAGCTATTCGCCCGTCAATGTGGACTCCAAGCCGAAATTTGAAGGCGAAGCCAAAGAATTTAACGTCACGCGACCTGAAGTGCTTGACGTGACGCTTCCACAGAACGCCGAGTACTGGGGAAAGAACCAAGAGGAGCTTTACGCCGCCTGGGGAGATTGGCTCAATAAATGA
- a CDS encoding DUF3237 domain-containing protein: MTQQSENFDASGSGVPSAPSLSDITAPELSYLATIDVDVDAPITIGTTVDGLRKVVPIRGGRVSGPGLSGEVLDAGADFQQYPSDTVAYLAADYVLKTDDGHHILVENRALRTGSSSDLNKLMNGEQVDPERIYFRCVPRLSADQDSPYAWLSDVLFIGSGVRSPNGVRIEIFQVH; this comes from the coding sequence TTGACCCAGCAATCCGAGAACTTCGACGCCTCAGGCTCCGGCGTGCCGTCCGCACCATCTCTGAGTGACATCACCGCGCCAGAGCTGTCCTACTTGGCGACCATCGACGTTGATGTGGACGCACCGATCACCATCGGCACCACGGTTGACGGCCTGCGGAAGGTCGTCCCCATCCGCGGTGGTCGAGTCTCCGGTCCGGGACTCAGCGGAGAGGTGCTTGACGCCGGTGCCGACTTTCAGCAGTACCCCAGCGACACCGTGGCCTACCTTGCCGCCGACTACGTCCTGAAGACCGACGACGGGCACCACATCCTCGTAGAGAATCGGGCACTGCGCACCGGAAGCAGCAGCGATCTGAACAAGCTGATGAACGGCGAACAGGTCGACCCCGAGCGTATCTACTTTCGCTGCGTACCGCGATTGAGCGCCGATCAGGACAGTCCCTACGCCTGGCTCAGCGACGTCCTATTCATCGGCTCCGGAGTACGCAGCCCCAACGGCGTGCGCATCGAAATCTTCCAGGTTCACTGA
- a CDS encoding helix-turn-helix domain-containing protein, with amino-acid sequence MAQSASLSPESAKQSEPYMSGGDASQALAESIKKLRTSQRMTQSELASRAQLSTSFISQLERGNTDVTFSTLTRLCAALGTTIGHMFPAKQPSGRIVRFDEYRHLDYNGVDKYVLTREEMADVDVCLFDFPPGSSTGTRVPPGVDRTELWICLAEYLGIDIGSDVHFLKAGDSLDFASDQTNSVYNPGPTSSRALLVIKNHKK; translated from the coding sequence ATGGCTCAGAGCGCTTCACTGTCACCAGAATCCGCCAAACAGAGTGAGCCTTACATGTCAGGCGGTGATGCGTCTCAGGCCCTTGCAGAATCCATCAAGAAGCTACGCACATCGCAGAGGATGACTCAAAGTGAGCTCGCTTCGAGAGCGCAACTGAGCACCTCGTTTATCAGCCAGCTCGAGCGAGGCAACACAGATGTCACCTTCAGTACGCTGACACGATTGTGTGCTGCTCTCGGCACAACAATTGGCCATATGTTCCCGGCAAAGCAGCCGAGCGGCCGAATCGTGCGGTTCGATGAATACAGACACTTGGACTACAACGGAGTCGATAAATATGTTCTCACTCGTGAGGAGATGGCAGACGTCGATGTCTGCCTGTTCGACTTTCCACCAGGTTCAAGCACTGGAACGCGAGTCCCTCCAGGAGTCGATCGCACCGAGCTTTGGATTTGTTTGGCAGAGTACCTCGGCATCGACATCGGCTCAGATGTTCACTTCCTCAAAGCCGGTGACAGCCTTGACTTTGCTTCAGATCAAACCAACTCGGTCTACAACCCAGGACCGACATCAAGCAGGGCTCTCTTAGTGATCAAGAATCATAAGAAATAG
- a CDS encoding DUF805 domain-containing protein, with protein sequence MTHLSVPRDYASTLVQATADSTLLGTYTPLPGASPVAAIRRYFCKYAVFFGRASRSEYWWIVLLSTVVYGVGGALAGATQITTAGVSHFGGVITEVSIGAGLIGTFLLVYFLATILPTISLSVRRLHDVGLSGWFVLLGLVPILGSITLFVLFLLSSNPAGQRFDKR encoded by the coding sequence ATGACTCACCTCTCCGTTCCACGGGACTATGCGAGCACGCTTGTGCAGGCGACTGCTGACAGCACTCTGCTGGGTACCTACACTCCGCTTCCAGGTGCTTCACCGGTCGCGGCGATACGGCGTTACTTCTGTAAGTACGCGGTGTTCTTCGGACGAGCAAGCCGCAGCGAATACTGGTGGATCGTGCTGCTCAGCACCGTTGTCTACGGCGTGGGTGGTGCGTTGGCCGGGGCCACCCAGATCACGACAGCCGGGGTGAGTCACTTTGGTGGTGTCATCACCGAAGTCAGCATAGGGGCAGGGCTGATCGGTACGTTTCTGCTGGTGTACTTCCTCGCGACGATTCTGCCGACCATCAGCCTCAGCGTGCGCAGGCTCCATGACGTGGGCTTGAGCGGGTGGTTCGTTCTTCTCGGGCTCGTCCCAATCCTGGGCTCGATCACGTTGTTCGTTCTCTTCCTGCTGTCGAGCAATCCCGCTGGACAGCGATTCGACAAGCGCTGA
- a CDS encoding methylenetetrahydrofolate reductase yields the protein MEATTATQVLDDFSLEMTGKDVPSLQQAAHAIPQGTRVNVTFLGNENLQMRVEAAKEVLELGFVPVPHISARRLKSEAELREFLDALRQAGASDRVFVVGGDPATPEGPYSDSLSVIRTGLLQEYGVSEVGIAGYPEGHPDIRTETLWEHIEAKSASLAEQGLGQVVLTQFAFDAEAVVAWVHEVRGRGIEADLRIGTPGPAGIKRLLGYARRFGVGTSAGIAKKYGFSLTNLLGTAGPDRFLTDLSSYESITSASSGVKTHFYTFGGLAATAEWVQDFTTQA from the coding sequence GTGGAGGCAACGACCGCAACCCAGGTGCTCGACGACTTCTCCCTGGAGATGACAGGCAAAGATGTCCCCAGCCTCCAGCAGGCCGCTCATGCGATTCCGCAGGGAACACGCGTCAACGTCACCTTCCTCGGCAATGAGAATCTTCAGATGCGTGTTGAGGCTGCCAAGGAGGTCCTCGAACTCGGGTTCGTTCCCGTCCCTCATATCTCTGCCCGCAGGCTGAAGTCGGAGGCCGAGCTGCGCGAGTTCCTCGATGCGCTGCGGCAGGCCGGGGCCAGTGACCGAGTCTTCGTCGTCGGGGGAGACCCGGCGACTCCCGAAGGCCCCTACTCCGATTCGCTCTCGGTCATTCGCACCGGTCTTCTGCAGGAATACGGCGTGAGCGAGGTGGGAATCGCCGGTTACCCCGAGGGCCATCCTGATATCAGAACGGAAACCCTCTGGGAGCACATTGAAGCCAAGAGCGCTTCCCTGGCAGAACAGGGACTGGGCCAGGTCGTGCTCACTCAGTTCGCCTTCGACGCCGAGGCGGTCGTGGCCTGGGTCCATGAAGTCCGCGGCCGCGGCATCGAGGCAGATCTTCGCATCGGCACCCCCGGACCTGCAGGCATCAAGCGTCTCCTGGGCTATGCCCGCCGCTTCGGCGTGGGCACCAGTGCGGGAATCGCGAAGAAGTACGGGTTCTCGCTGACGAACCTCCTGGGCACTGCCGGGCCGGACAGATTCCTCACCGATCTGTCCTCCTATGAGTCCATCACCTCGGCGTCCTCGGGAGTGAAGACCCACTTCTACACCTTCGGCGGACTCGCTGCCACGGCCGAATGGGTCCAAGACTTCACCACCCAAGCCTGA